A region of Oscillatoria salina IIICB1 DNA encodes the following proteins:
- a CDS encoding DUF2283 domain-containing protein, which yields MNQTKMTYFEQEDILHLTISEEPETASVEISPNITAELNDAGELIGIEIMQANSFIQNIVLESTQAKILNLSA from the coding sequence ATGAATCAAACTAAAATGACCTATTTTGAACAAGAAGATATCCTTCACTTGACAATCTCTGAGGAACCAGAAACAGCTAGTGTAGAAATTAGTCCCAATATTACTGCTGAACTCAATGATGCTGGAGAATTAATTGGTATAGAAATTATGCAAGCAAACTCTTTTATCCAAAATATAGTTTTAGAATCAACCCAAGCCAAAATCCTCAACCTTTCTGCCTAA
- a CDS encoding Rid family detoxifying hydrolase, with protein sequence MDAQEFLTKYANGERNFQRAKLAGFDLRGVDLIGVDLTAADLTGTIFKGADLSKAIFTGAKIHKADFTAAILIEANFQGINTENHQVNFSRADLGKANLSKSNFAYSIFIKVKLDFAKLNYANLNSTNLEFASLKQADLIQSNFNGANLNKANLAGADLTRASLNSVKFQEVNLQGAKLKGVNLTSMDLSEFNLANVDFTGATLENINLRKACLRGANLERASLCKADLMNADFTKANLQKADLTDAKTYGTIFEDVDFTRAIMPDGEIYFSEVGEVDSKIVYNQQKQVIFTELAPKLKGLNSQGISADGKLIFINGQIGIDLRVNDILYPDDFQRQTEQMMANIQAILNAAGASFQDVVETKVYLTDMQNFSAFEAVYGKYFDYVSAPTRACLQIAQLPQNALVAMDCVAVI encoded by the coding sequence ATGGATGCACAAGAATTTCTGACAAAATACGCAAATGGTGAAAGAAATTTTCAAAGAGCTAAGTTAGCTGGATTTGATTTGAGAGGTGTTGATTTAATAGGTGTTGATTTAACTGCTGCGGATTTAACTGGTACAATTTTTAAAGGTGCAGATCTAAGTAAAGCTATTTTTACTGGAGCTAAAATTCATAAAGCAGACTTTACCGCAGCAATTTTGATAGAAGCAAATTTTCAGGGAATTAATACTGAAAATCATCAGGTAAACTTCAGTCGTGCCGATCTTGGTAAAGCTAACTTGAGTAAAAGTAATTTTGCTTACAGTATTTTTATTAAGGTAAAGTTAGATTTTGCAAAGTTAAATTATGCAAATTTAAATTCTACAAATTTAGAATTTGCGTCACTTAAACAAGCAGATTTAATTCAATCAAATTTTAATGGTGCAAATTTAAATAAAGCTAATTTAGCAGGAGCAGATTTAACTAGAGCTAGTCTTAATTCGGTCAAATTTCAGGAAGTAAATCTTCAGGGTGCTAAATTAAAGGGAGTGAATTTGACAAGCATGGATTTGTCAGAATTTAATTTAGCAAATGTTGATTTTACTGGCGCTACATTAGAGAATATTAATTTAAGAAAAGCTTGCTTGCGAGGAGCGAATTTAGAAAGAGCGAGTTTGTGTAAGGCTGATTTGATGAATGCTGATTTTACGAAAGCAAATTTACAAAAAGCTGACTTAACTGATGCGAAAACTTATGGAACAATTTTTGAGGATGTCGATTTTACTCGCGCTATAATGCCTGATGGGGAAATTTATTTTTCCGAAGTTGGTGAAGTTGACTCGAAAATAGTTTATAATCAGCAGAAACAAGTTATTTTTACTGAGTTAGCGCCTAAACTAAAAGGGCTAAATAGTCAAGGTATTTCGGCGGATGGTAAATTAATTTTTATTAATGGACAAATTGGGATTGATTTGAGGGTTAATGATATTCTCTATCCTGATGATTTTCAGCGACAAACTGAACAGATGATGGCGAATATTCAAGCTATTTTAAATGCTGCTGGCGCTAGTTTTCAGGATGTGGTGGAAACTAAAGTTTATTTAACTGATATGCAAAATTTTTCTGCTTTTGAGGCAGTGTATGGAAAGTATTTTGATTATGTTAGTGCGCCAACTCGTGCTTGTCTGCAAATTGCTCAACTTCCTCAAAATGCTTTGGTAGCGATGGATTGTGTGGCGGTAATTTAA
- a CDS encoding retroviral-like aspartic protease family protein, protein MQPTKETSMGKVTTTIEITNRIDQANAANGIISPDRIRSVTLNNVLVDTGATTLCLPKNIIAQLGLSLLREVVVETATGISKARIFEDAKVSLLGREGTFECLELPEGSTVLLGVIPLEMLGIEIDLKNQTLKVLPDSTAETYLTIL, encoded by the coding sequence ATGCAACCAACCAAAGAAACCTCAATGGGCAAAGTTACAACAACTATCGAAATTACCAATCGCATCGACCAAGCTAATGCAGCAAACGGCATTATTTCGCCCGATCGAATACGCTCAGTTACCTTAAATAACGTGCTAGTAGATACAGGAGCAACCACTTTATGTTTACCGAAAAATATTATTGCCCAACTAGGCTTAAGTTTGCTGCGAGAAGTTGTAGTAGAAACAGCCACGGGTATCAGCAAAGCAAGAATATTTGAAGATGCAAAAGTTTCTTTACTGGGACGAGAAGGAACATTTGAATGTTTAGAACTTCCGGAAGGAAGTACAGTTTTGTTAGGTGTAATTCCTTTGGAAATGTTAGGGATAGAAATCGATCTAAAGAATCAAACTTTGAAGGTGTTACCGGATTCTACTGCGGAAACTTATTTGACTATCCTTTAA
- a CDS encoding glycosyltransferase family 2 protein translates to MTGINLYPVPQIPSSSLPKYSLVIPIYNEESNIRELYRRLNRISEQLDGVIEIIFVDDGSRDRSLQLIRDLHKIDSRVCYLSFARNFGHQIAVTAGLNFVRGQAIIVLDGDLQDPPELIPDLIDEWEAGYDLVYAQRSKRRRENPVKRLFAYLFYRLLKCLAEVEIPLDTGDFCLMDREVVNVLNAIPERNRYLRGLRAWVGFSQTKITFERHPRFAGDVKYTFGKSFSLAIDGLVSFSKIPLRLATYLGLLAAFIALIMACLVLYWRIVAPASPLTGFATILIAIFFLGAVQLVSIGILGEYIGRIYEEVKGRPLYILSEMAGFEKSLAPESETTSETTQIQPDS, encoded by the coding sequence ATGACGGGAATTAATTTATACCCAGTTCCTCAAATTCCATCTTCCTCGCTTCCTAAGTATTCTTTAGTGATTCCGATTTACAACGAAGAAAGTAACATTCGCGAGTTGTATCGGCGACTAAATCGGATAAGCGAGCAATTAGATGGTGTCATCGAAATCATTTTCGTTGATGACGGAAGTCGCGATCGCTCTTTACAATTAATCCGCGATCTACATAAAATCGACTCTCGTGTCTGTTACCTGAGTTTCGCACGTAACTTTGGACATCAAATTGCTGTCACCGCAGGACTGAATTTTGTCCGAGGTCAAGCGATAATTGTTCTCGATGGCGATTTACAAGATCCTCCCGAACTAATTCCTGATTTGATTGATGAATGGGAAGCAGGCTACGATTTAGTTTATGCCCAGCGTAGCAAACGACGCAGAGAAAATCCTGTCAAACGTTTATTTGCTTACTTATTTTATCGCCTCCTCAAGTGTCTCGCTGAAGTAGAAATTCCCCTCGATACCGGAGATTTCTGCTTAATGGATCGAGAAGTAGTTAATGTACTCAATGCTATCCCAGAACGCAATCGTTATTTAAGAGGTTTGCGCGCTTGGGTTGGTTTCTCCCAAACGAAAATTACTTTTGAGCGTCATCCCCGTTTCGCTGGCGATGTCAAGTATACTTTTGGGAAATCATTCTCTCTAGCGATCGATGGTTTAGTCTCTTTTTCTAAAATACCTTTACGACTCGCTACTTATCTCGGTTTATTAGCAGCTTTCATCGCTTTAATTATGGCTTGTTTAGTCTTATATTGGCGCATCGTTGCTCCCGCTTCACCCTTAACAGGCTTTGCAACTATTTTAATTGCAATTTTCTTTCTCGGTGCAGTTCAATTAGTTAGTATTGGCATTTTAGGAGAATATATCGGACGAATTTATGAAGAAGTTAAAGGTAGACCTTTGTATATTCTCTCAGAAATGGCTGGTTTCGAGAAAAGTCTTGCTCCCGAATCAGAAACTACTTCCGAAACAACGCAAATACAACCAGATTCTTGA
- a CDS encoding pentapeptide repeat-containing protein, with the protein MTTKPDSTQSQETSSDREEVNGGTTNEGNGNNTIKESSGKGERHLATLPRNQIVPRARTIYLREPDNSNFWLILCAIAVLFLGLYFNNFWVGLAGAIVTFLISLRTISPSLRAWLINTLTPQARTKFIGFVGLFVAIAALLNYIGFYRGIKGWLDSIKWDEFGSWADWVGAIGQIMIAVLAVYVAWRQYVISKDLTIQQNRITQQQTIDAYFQGISELALNDEGLLEDWPQERAIAEGRTAAIFASVDGEGKAKILRFLSQSRLVTPLRRDNHLGRPILDGSGNYAEDRAFGVRVIDLGVMLAGVDLSGQDLRWTDLSEANLVRANLSRCDLVKANLSRTVLYEANLAGTDIKSTRFYYGDVKNASPRSRTTPPDYETGAYTGAVVEKVDFTRVQRMNDEQRYYCCCWCGEKSRATIPGGCDGIPNKLGR; encoded by the coding sequence ATGACAACAAAGCCAGATTCAACTCAGTCTCAGGAAACTTCCTCCGATCGCGAAGAGGTTAATGGGGGAACAACTAACGAAGGTAACGGAAACAATACCATAAAAGAATCTTCTGGGAAAGGAGAGCGTCATTTGGCTACTTTACCGCGCAATCAGATTGTACCCAGAGCCAGGACAATTTATTTGCGGGAGCCAGATAATTCTAACTTTTGGCTGATTTTGTGCGCGATCGCTGTTTTATTCCTGGGGTTGTATTTTAATAACTTCTGGGTAGGATTGGCTGGGGCGATCGTCACGTTTTTGATTTCTCTACGGACGATTTCGCCTTCTTTACGTGCTTGGTTGATTAATACCTTAACACCCCAAGCGAGAACGAAATTTATTGGCTTTGTCGGTTTGTTTGTCGCGATCGCGGCGTTATTAAACTACATTGGATTTTATCGCGGGATCAAAGGTTGGCTTGACAGTATAAAATGGGATGAGTTTGGCTCTTGGGCGGATTGGGTAGGCGCGATTGGTCAAATTATGATTGCTGTCCTCGCCGTCTATGTAGCTTGGCGACAATACGTGATATCTAAAGATTTAACGATTCAGCAAAACCGAATTACCCAACAACAAACCATCGACGCTTATTTTCAAGGAATTTCCGAATTAGCCCTCAACGACGAAGGATTACTCGAAGATTGGCCCCAAGAAAGAGCGATCGCCGAAGGACGTACTGCGGCTATTTTCGCTAGCGTTGACGGAGAAGGAAAAGCGAAAATCCTCCGTTTTCTCTCTCAGTCAAGGTTAGTTACTCCTCTACGTCGAGATAATCACCTCGGAAGACCAATTCTCGACGGTTCCGGAAACTACGCTGAAGATCGCGCTTTTGGTGTCAGAGTAATTGACTTAGGTGTTATGTTGGCAGGAGTTGACCTTTCGGGTCAAGATTTACGCTGGACCGATCTCAGCGAAGCTAATTTAGTTCGTGCTAATTTGTCCCGTTGCGACTTAGTAAAAGCCAATTTGAGTCGTACAGTGCTTTATGAAGCTAACCTCGCTGGTACTGATATCAAAAGCACTCGCTTCTACTACGGAGACGTCAAAAACGCCAGTCCTCGCAGTCGCACTACTCCTCCCGATTATGAAACAGGTGCATACACCGGAGCAGTTGTAGAAAAAGTAGATTTCACCAGAGTCCAACGCATGAACGACGAACAACGGTATTATTGCTGTTGTTGGTGTGGTGAAAAATCTAGAGCTACCATTCCCGGTGGTTGTGACGGAATTCCTAATAAGTTAGGTAGATAG